DNA sequence from the Cupriavidus sp. WKF15 genome:
ACCCGCATTGTAGCAAGCCTCTAATCCCCGCCATCCCATGCCAGGCCTAGCTATTTACTCACGAGTACACAAAAACCCTGAGTTGTTAAAAGCAGACAAAGGGGTTGGCACCGGATAGTGAATTAAGGGTTGTTTGTTACAGTGCTTCGCAGCTTCTTACGAAGTTTGGCAGTGGGGATTGGAGACCCAGGAGGTTTCCCCGCGGACCACATAACAATCATTAGTGGAGATCGTTGAGCATGAAAAAATCGCTTATCGCGCTCGCTGCATTGGGCGCGTTTGCTGGTGCGGCACAAGCACAATCGAGCGTGACGCTTTACGGCGTGGTGGACGCCAACATCGAATATGTCAACAACGTTGGCGCCGTACCGGTTGCAACCAACGGCTTCAATCGCGGCCCGGCCCATTCCGTTGCCCGCATGGACGCCGGCGGCCTGTCCGGATCACGCTGGGGCCTGCGCGGCACGGAAGATCTTGGCGGCGGCCTGAAGGCCGTATTCGTGCTCGAAAGCGGCTTCAGCAGTGACAGCGGCGGCCTCCAGCAAAGTGGCCGCCTGTTCGGTCGCCAGTCCTTCGTGGGTCTGCAAAGCGATAGCTTTGGGCAATTCACCTTCGGCCGCCAGTACGTGTCGATGTTCGACGCCCTGGCCAACTTCTCGCCGACCGCCTACGCCACCCAGTACGAACCTGTCGTACTGCAGCAAGGCCCGAACTACCGCGAGGACAATACCGTCAAGTACACCGGCAAGTTTGGTCCGATCACCGCGGGCGCCCACTGGTCGTTCGGGACTGGCGTAGCCTTGCCGGCTACGGTTGGCGTGGCAACGCCGATCGGCGGCAACGGCGAAGTCCCGGGCGCGTTCCGGCGCGACACGGGCTACGGTGCGGCCGTGGCCTACGCTGCAGGCCCGTTCGGCGCGACCGTTGGCTACGACCAGTGGAATCCGACCATCGGTACCGGCAACGGCACCGTCAAGAAGGCTTCGGTCGCGGCGAGCTATACGTATGGCCCGGCCAAGATCATGGGCGGCTACCGTTGGGGCCAGCAAAAGAACAACGTAGACGTGCTGATCCAGCGTGACGACTTCTACTGGATCGGTGCCAACTACCAGGTCACCCCGGCCATCGGCCTGACGCTCGAGTACAACTACGACAACATGAAGAGCCTGTTCGGCGACACGCATGTTGCCAACCCGTGGCAAATCGCCTTCATTGCGAGCTACTCGTTCTCCAAGCGTACCGATGTCTACCTGAGCACGGCCTACGCCAAGAACGCCGGCCTCACGATGGAATCGCTGGCAACCACGTTCGCCACCAGCCTTTCCCTTGGCAACAGCTATGCGCTGGCCAATGGCCAGAGCTCGATGTTCGGCGCCGCCATCGGTATCCGCCACAAGTTCTGAGCGCATTCCGCTTGAACAGGAAAGGCACCTTCGGGTGCTTTTTTCATTGGCACGGCGCATGCGCGGTCATAGGGCATCACCTCATCGGCGTCGACGGAGGTGCCAACTACAATGCACTGACCCATCCAACCGGGCCGCCCGGAGCCCTCAGGAGACCCACATGCCAACCAATCGCCGGCACGTCGTCGCACTGCTGTTGTCCGGTGGTCTCGCCGCGCTTTTCAGCCAGGCTGTCCTCGCGGCCGATTCCTATCCGAACAAGCCGATCCGGCTCGTGGTGCCGTTCGCGGCCGGTGGCACGACCGACATCCTGGCGCGGGCCGTGGCGGCCGAGCTGGCGAAGCTGCCGGGCTGGAATATGGTGGTGGACAACAAGCCCGGCGCCGGCGGCAATATCGGCGCCGACATCGTCGCGAAATCGGCACCCGACGGCTACACACTGCTGATGGGCACGGTCGGCACGCACGGCATCAACCAGTCTCTGTACGGCAAGCTGCCGTTCGATCCGATCAAGGATTTCGCGCCGATCACCGAAGTGGCCGCGGTGCCCAACGTGCTGGTCGTCAACCCGGCCTTCGCCCAGCAGAACAAGATCAGCAATGTGCGCGACCTGATTGCCTACGCGCGCGCCAATCCCGGCAAGCTCAACATGGCATCGAGCGGCAACGGCACGTCGATTCACCTGGCGGGCGAGCTGTTCAAGACGCAGACGCGCACCTACATGGTCCACTTCCCGTACAAGGGCAGCGGGCCGGCGCTGACGGACCTGGCCGGCGGCACCATGCAGGTCATGTTCGACAACCTGCCGTCCTCCATGGCGCTGATCAAGGCCGGCAAGCTCAAGGCGCTGGCCGTGACCAGCGCGAAGCCGTCGCCGGCACTGCCCGACGTGCCGACCATCGCAGCCGCCGCGAACCTGCCGACCTACGAAGCGAGCTCATGGTTTGGCCTGCTGGCGCCTGCCGGCACGCCGCCGGAGATCGTCAGCCGCCTGCAGCATGAGGTGGCCAAGGCACTGGGCGCGCCGGCCGTGCGCGAGCGCCTGCTGGCACAAGGGGCGGAACCGGTCGGCAACACGCCCGAGCAGTTCGCCGCGCTGATCAAGGCCGAAACGGCCAAGTGGGCCCAGGTGGTCAAGGCCTCCGGTGCAAAGGTGGACTGAGACGGCGGTCCCAACGGTCCAACCGGCATATACTTGAGGCATCAAATGTCTGGACAGTCCGGCAGAACCAGCTGTCCGACTGCACAACCTGCCATAGAGATGCCCAATCCCTCCGCCGCCGGCAGTGCCGATGCCGCCCCGGTCGACCTGGAAACCCGTGCCGGCGACACCGTCCACGAGGCGCTGCGCCTTTGGCTGCGCCTGCTGACCTGCACCAACCTGGTGGAAGCCGACATCCGCAGCCGGCTGCGCCAGGACTTCGCCTGTACCCTGCCCCGCTTCGACCTGATGGCCCAGCTCGACCGCCATCCGGAAGGCCTCAAGATGGGCGAGCTGTCACGCCGCATGATGGTGACCGGCGGCAACGTCACCGGCATCACCGACCAGCTGCAGGAGGAAGGACTGGTCTCGCGCGAGGCCCTGCCTACCGACCGGCGCGCCTACCTGATCCGGCTCACGCCGGCCGGCCGCGAGGCCTTTTCCCGCATGGCGCGCGCGCACGAAGACTGGATCGAGCAACTGTTCGCGGGCCTGGCCGATAGCGACCGCCGCGCCCTGTTCCGGCTGCTTGGCCGGCTCAAGGCCGGGCTGACTTCGCCATGAAGACCACACGCACACTGATTCTGGCCGCCCTGCTGGCGGCGCTGGCCGGCTGCAATACGGCGCCGCCAGCGCCGCAGGTCACGCCGCTCAATGCCACCATCAAGCTCGGCCGCGTCACCGAGAAGACCTTCCTGACCCGTATCGATGTAGCCGACGGCAGCGCCGGCTACGGCAGCTATGGCGGCGTTGGCGTCGGCGCCGTGGGAGGCGGCGGTGGGGGCGGAGGTGGCGTGGGCGTCGGCTTCTCGTTTGACCTCTCGCGCCTGTTCAACCGGCCGCCGCCGCAGCAGATCGACCTGTTCCAGTACAAGGTACGCACCATCGACGGCACCATTGCGTCGGTCAATGCCCCGGCCGCGCCCGGGCTGGAGCCGGGGGCCTGCGTGCGGGTGATCTACCCTGATGGTGGCGGCGATGCCCGCCTGGCGCCATCGAACGAGTGCTGAACGGCGCGTGCAAAGCAGAACGGCCTCCCCGAATGACGTGAGGGAGGCCGTTCCGTCTGTGCCGCAGGTCCGGGTAAGGGATCAGGCCGCCTGGCGGGAATCGCGCAGTTCGCGCCGCAGGATCTTGCCCACGTTGGTCTTGGGCAGCTCGGTGCGGAACTCGACGTACTTGGGCCGCTTGTAGCCGGTCAGCCGCTCCTTGCAGAACTCGATCACGTCGGTCTCGGTGAGCGCCGGGTCCTTCTTCACCACGTAGAGCTTCACCACTTCGCCGGAATGCGTGTCGGGAACGCCCACGGCGGCGACTTCCAGCACGCCGGGGCATTCAGCCGCCACGCCTTCGATCTCGTTCGGATAGACGTTGAAGCCCGACACCAGGATCATGTCCTTCTTGCGATCGACGATCTTGGTGTAGCCGCGCTCGTCCATCACGCCGATATCGCCGGTCTTGAAGAAGCCGTCGGCCGTCATGACCTTGGCGGTCTCGTCCGGCCGGTTCCAGTAGCCGGCCATCACCTGCGGGCCGCGGATGCAGATTTCGCCGGGCTGGCCGAGCGGCACGTCGCGGCCGTCGTCGTCGCGGATGGCGATATCGGTCGATGGCAGCGGCAGGCCGATGGTGCCGGAGAATGCCGTGCTGTCGGTCGGGTTGCAGGTGGCCGACGGCGAGGTCTCGGACAGTCCGTAGCCTTCGATGATCGGGCACCCGGTCTTGGCCAGCCACTGCTTGGCTACGGCTTCCTGCACCGCCATGCCACCGCCATTGGCCACGCGCAGGCCCGAGAAATCGACCTTGCCGATTTCGGGGTTGTTGATCAGCGCGTTGTACAGCGTGTTGACCGCCGGGAACATATGGAACTTGTACTTCTGCAGTTCCTTGATGAACCCCGGGATGTCGCGCGGGTTCGGGATCAGCACGCTCATGCCGCCCTTGCGCATGCCCAGCAGGCAGCAGACCGTCAGCGCGAAGATGTGGTACAGCGGCAGCGCGGTGATCGTGACCACCTGCTCGATCGGCGCACCCTTGTTCAACGCGGGCTGCATCCAGGCTTCGGACTGCAGCACGTTGGCCACGACGTTGCGATGCAGCAGCTCCGCGCCCTTGGAGACGCCGGTGGTGCCGCCCGTGTATTGCAGGAACGCGACGTCGTCCGGGCCGGTCGTGGCCGGCTGCAGCGTAAGCCTGCGTCCTTCGGCCAGCACGGCGTTGAAGCGCACGCAATTGGGCAGCTCCCACTCCGGCACCATCTTCTTGACGTTGCGCACCACGAAATTGACGATGGCGCCCTTGAGGCCGCCCAGCAGGTCGCCCATGCTCGCGACCACCACGTGCTTGACCGGCGTGCGCGCAAGCACATGCTGCAGCGTGGTGGCAAAGTTCTCGAGGATGACAATGGCCTCGGCACCGCTGTCCTTGAGCTGGTGCTCGAGTTCGCGCGGGGTATAGAGCGGGTTGACGTTGACCACGACAAAGCCCGCGCGCAGCACCGCGGCCAGCACCACCGGATACTGCAGCACGTTCGGCATCATGATCGCCACGCGCGCGCCGGGACGCAGGCCGCGCGACTGCAGCCACGCGGCGAAGCGCGCGGACATCCGGTCCAGCTCGCCATAGGTGATGGCCTTGTCCATGCAGACAAAGGCGCGGCGGTCAGCGTAGGTGCGGAAGGAATGCTCGAGCAGTTGCGCAAGCGAGCGAAACTGGCTGGCATCGATCTCGGCAGGTACGCCAGCCGGGTAGTGTTTCAGCCAAATCCTGTCCATGACACCGTCTCCTGATTTCTGAATGGTCGTTCGATTTTTTGGGAATGCTAAACGGCAACCCGCGTGAAAACAACACGTTAGACGAAGTCCTCAGGGGGAAGACCGGTCTCCAGGAGGATTATGCGCCACGGCTGCTGTCGCGGCCACGGGATAACCCCAAGACCGCCGTGCTCAGTCCGGCAGCACCAGCTTCATCATGTTGGCGGCGAGTTCCTGCGCGAGCGCTTCGGGCTCCATGCGGCCCGGCTGGTGCCAGGTGTACATGAAACCGACCACGCTGCCGATCGCATGGGCCGTGACGCGCGCATCGCCGAACGCGAACACACCCTCGCGCTTGCCTTCTTCGAGCAGAGCGTAGAGGTCCCGGTAGAAGTCGCGCGCCATGCTGTCGAGCCAGGCTACGGTCTCCGGCTTGAGGTACTGGTTGTCGCGAAAGCTGAGTGTGGCGGCGACATGGCACGAAACGCAGCGACGCGCCATTTCAAGCAGGCAGGCATGCAGCCGTTCCCGCACCGGCAGCGACGGATCTGCCGTCTCGCGGATCACGGGCAGGCAGGTCTGCGCCGACTCGCGGCACAGGATGTCGAAGATCTCGTACTTGTCGGTGAAGTAGTAGTAGACCGCAGGCTTGGTCACGCCCAGCGCGCGGCACAGGTCGTTCATGGTCATGCCGGGATAGCCCTTCGTGTAGAAGAGCTGCGCCGCCGCGTCGAGGATCTGGCGGCGGCGGGCTTCCTGGCGCTCGGCGATATGCGGACGGGCCGGCGTTTCCTCGGCCACCGCTTCGGGTTTCGGTGCAATCGACATAGCTCAATTCTCGCATGGCGCCACGGCCGCGCGATCCCGTCCAACCGTGGGATGGCGTGCGCGGCCGGCAAGGGCGTAACGGCCCGTCACGGGATTCGTCCGATTGACGCCGGAGCGCATCCGGCCTAGCATCATACCCATCGGTACATAAATATACCAAGAGGTACATTCTAGCGGCGCGCCTGTCGCGCCGCTGCCGACACATCCTGCGAGGAGACACCCGCTGATGGACCCGACTGCAAAGCCGACCCCGGCCGCCGCCGCAACCGGCGCGCCACGGCACGAAGCCGAGTATCTCGATGACCTGCGCCGACGCTGGCAAGCCGCGTGGCCGGCCGGCGCGCCGCGCGAGCCGCAGTATCCGCTGGGGCGGGTGCCGCTGTCGGAGATGCTGCGCCACTGGGCCCGCGAGCGCCCGCGGCAACCCGCCGTCCATTTCTACGGCCACGTCACCACCTATGCCGAGCTGGACGCGCAGAGCGACCGCTGCGCCGCGCTGCTCGCCGCGCAAGGCATCGGCGCGGGCGACCGCGTCGCGGTGCTTCTGCCCAACTGCCCGCAGTTCCATGTAGTGTTCTTCGGCATCCTGAAGCTGGGCGCGATCTACGTGCCCGTAAGCCCGCTGTCCCAGCGCGCCGAGTTGCTGCACGCGCTGCGCGACAGCACGCCGTGCGCATTGGTGTCGCTGGACCAGCTGCTGCCGTTGGTGGCCGACGCACGCGCCGAACTCGGCGCGGCCGATCCCCTGCGCACACTCTTCGTGGCCAGCTACGCCGATGTGGTGCCGGACAAGCCCACGCTGCCCCTGCCGCCCATGGCGCAGGCTCCGCGGCTCGACCCTGAGCCCGCGGACCGCGCGATCGACCTGCTCGCGGCGATGTCCGCCTGCACCGCTCCAGCGCCGCGGGCGATCCCCGACATCAACGCTCCAGCCGCGCTCAACTACACGGGCGGCACCACGGGCCTGCCCAAGGGCTGCATCCACACGCAGGGCGACATGATCGACATGGCCGCCGCGTTCGGCGCCGTGGCGCTGCTCATGGCCGACGACGCCGTCATGCTCGGCTTCTTCCCCGAGTTCTGGATCGCCGGCGAGAACCTGTGCCTGATCTTCCCCGTCTTCTTCGGCGTGCCGCTGGTCCTGCTGGCGCGCTGGGACGCCCAGACCTTCATGGCCGCCGTGCAGCACTACCGCGTCACCAATGCCTCGATGCTCGTCGACAGCGCGGTCGAAGTGATGGACCACCCGCGCGTCGGCGACTATGACCTGCGCTCGCTGCGCCATGTCGGCGTGTCGTCCTTCGTCAAGAAGCTGAACCTCGACTATCGCGGCCGCTGGCAGGCGCTGACGGGTTCCACCATCGCGGAAACCGCGTGGGGCATGACCGAGACGCAGACCTGCAACACCTTCACGTACGGCATGCAGGACCACGACATGGACCTGCGCGCGCAGCCCGTGTTCGTCGGCCTGCCGGTGCCCGGCACCGAGTTCAAGGTGTGCGATTTCGCCACCGGCGAACTGC
Encoded proteins:
- a CDS encoding porin → MKKSLIALAALGAFAGAAQAQSSVTLYGVVDANIEYVNNVGAVPVATNGFNRGPAHSVARMDAGGLSGSRWGLRGTEDLGGGLKAVFVLESGFSSDSGGLQQSGRLFGRQSFVGLQSDSFGQFTFGRQYVSMFDALANFSPTAYATQYEPVVLQQGPNYREDNTVKYTGKFGPITAGAHWSFGTGVALPATVGVATPIGGNGEVPGAFRRDTGYGAAVAYAAGPFGATVGYDQWNPTIGTGNGTVKKASVAASYTYGPAKIMGGYRWGQQKNNVDVLIQRDDFYWIGANYQVTPAIGLTLEYNYDNMKSLFGDTHVANPWQIAFIASYSFSKRTDVYLSTAYAKNAGLTMESLATTFATSLSLGNSYALANGQSSMFGAAIGIRHKF
- a CDS encoding tripartite tricarboxylate transporter substrate binding protein, yielding MPTNRRHVVALLLSGGLAALFSQAVLAADSYPNKPIRLVVPFAAGGTTDILARAVAAELAKLPGWNMVVDNKPGAGGNIGADIVAKSAPDGYTLLMGTVGTHGINQSLYGKLPFDPIKDFAPITEVAAVPNVLVVNPAFAQQNKISNVRDLIAYARANPGKLNMASSGNGTSIHLAGELFKTQTRTYMVHFPYKGSGPALTDLAGGTMQVMFDNLPSSMALIKAGKLKALAVTSAKPSPALPDVPTIAAAANLPTYEASSWFGLLAPAGTPPEIVSRLQHEVAKALGAPAVRERLLAQGAEPVGNTPEQFAALIKAETAKWAQVVKASGAKVD
- a CDS encoding MarR family transcriptional regulator is translated as MPNPSAAGSADAAPVDLETRAGDTVHEALRLWLRLLTCTNLVEADIRSRLRQDFACTLPRFDLMAQLDRHPEGLKMGELSRRMMVTGGNVTGITDQLQEEGLVSREALPTDRRAYLIRLTPAGREAFSRMARAHEDWIEQLFAGLADSDRRALFRLLGRLKAGLTSP
- a CDS encoding long-chain fatty acid--CoA ligase, with the protein product MDRIWLKHYPAGVPAEIDASQFRSLAQLLEHSFRTYADRRAFVCMDKAITYGELDRMSARFAAWLQSRGLRPGARVAIMMPNVLQYPVVLAAVLRAGFVVVNVNPLYTPRELEHQLKDSGAEAIVILENFATTLQHVLARTPVKHVVVASMGDLLGGLKGAIVNFVVRNVKKMVPEWELPNCVRFNAVLAEGRRLTLQPATTGPDDVAFLQYTGGTTGVSKGAELLHRNVVANVLQSEAWMQPALNKGAPIEQVVTITALPLYHIFALTVCCLLGMRKGGMSVLIPNPRDIPGFIKELQKYKFHMFPAVNTLYNALINNPEIGKVDFSGLRVANGGGMAVQEAVAKQWLAKTGCPIIEGYGLSETSPSATCNPTDSTAFSGTIGLPLPSTDIAIRDDDGRDVPLGQPGEICIRGPQVMAGYWNRPDETAKVMTADGFFKTGDIGVMDERGYTKIVDRKKDMILVSGFNVYPNEIEGVAAECPGVLEVAAVGVPDTHSGEVVKLYVVKKDPALTETDVIEFCKERLTGYKRPKYVEFRTELPKTNVGKILRRELRDSRQAA
- a CDS encoding TetR/AcrR family transcriptional regulator — protein: MSIAPKPEAVAEETPARPHIAERQEARRRQILDAAAQLFYTKGYPGMTMNDLCRALGVTKPAVYYYFTDKYEIFDILCRESAQTCLPVIRETADPSLPVRERLHACLLEMARRCVSCHVAATLSFRDNQYLKPETVAWLDSMARDFYRDLYALLEEGKREGVFAFGDARVTAHAIGSVVGFMYTWHQPGRMEPEALAQELAANMMKLVLPD
- a CDS encoding AMP-binding protein; amino-acid sequence: MDPTAKPTPAAAATGAPRHEAEYLDDLRRRWQAAWPAGAPREPQYPLGRVPLSEMLRHWARERPRQPAVHFYGHVTTYAELDAQSDRCAALLAAQGIGAGDRVAVLLPNCPQFHVVFFGILKLGAIYVPVSPLSQRAELLHALRDSTPCALVSLDQLLPLVADARAELGAADPLRTLFVASYADVVPDKPTLPLPPMAQAPRLDPEPADRAIDLLAAMSACTAPAPRAIPDINAPAALNYTGGTTGLPKGCIHTQGDMIDMAAAFGAVALLMADDAVMLGFFPEFWIAGENLCLIFPVFFGVPLVLLARWDAQTFMAAVQHYRVTNASMLVDSAVEVMDHPRVGDYDLRSLRHVGVSSFVKKLNLDYRGRWQALTGSTIAETAWGMTETQTCNTFTYGMQDHDMDLRAQPVFVGLPVPGTEFKVCDFATGELLPLGTEGELCVRTPTLLKGYWNKPDATRESLRDGWFHTGDIGVIDTDGYLHYLGRRKEMLKVNGMSVFPAEIETMLGQHPAILGSAVVGRPDEDRGQVPVAFVMLKPEAAGTVDEAALTAWCRGSMAVYKVPQLRIVDTLPLTATGKVRKQDLIPLAEALR